ATCAGTATATTTTACCATCATACATTGCATTTTAGCAACACCATTGGAGCAATCTCTTGTTTCTGGAGCAATTGTTAACAACTCTTCTCCTTGTTACATTTGTTTGGTTGATGCGCAAGAGGTTAAAAACCCTATACTTAAAATAGTCGACAAAATAACTTTCTTCATTCTTTGAAATTTACTAACCTGAGGCAAATACTATGCTAAAACTCTAATGGAATCAAAACTTAATTCATTCTCTGAAATTTAACTTGATTATAAATAACATAGTCACTTGTAATTTTTTTGTAACTTTGCACCTTAAAATCAGAATTTTCGTATGACCAAAGATGGAAAAATGGAGTTGATGGCTCCTGCTGGGAATTTCGAATCGTTACAAGCGGCTTTAGATAATGGAGCTGATTCTGTATATTTCGGAGTTGAGCAGTTGAATATGCGTGCGAGAGCATCAATCAACTTTACAATGGACGATTTACCAGAAATCGTAAAACGTTGTGAAGAAAAAGGTGTGCGTTCTTACCTTACTTTAAATACAATTATATACGATCACGATTTATCTTTAATCAAAAACTTATTGGACAGAGCAAAAGAAGCTAAAATTACAGCGGTTATTGCAATGGATCAATCAGTTATTGCTTATGCAAGACAAATTGGGATTGAGATTCATATTTCGACACAAATTAACGTTACAAATATCGAAACAGTAAAATTCTATGCTATGTTTGCTGATACAATGGTATTATCGCGTGAATTGAGTTTGAAACAAGTGAACAAGATTTGTGAACAAATTATCAAAGATGACGTTCGTGGACCAAGCGGAAATTTAGTAGAGATCGAGATTTTCGGACATGGAGCTTTGTGTATGGCTGTTTCGGGTAAATGCTACTTGAGCTTACATTCGCACAATTCATCTGCAAATCGTGGTGCTTGTAAACAAAACTGTCGTAAAAAATATACCGTTATCGACCAAGAATCTGGATTCGAAATCGAATTGGATAATGAATATATGATGTCACCTAAAGATCTTTGTACAATGGAGTTCTTAGACGAAGTGGTTGAAGCAGGTGTCAAAGTATTGAAAATAGAAGGTCGCGGACGTGCGCCTGAGTATGTTGCAACTGTTATTCGTGCATACAGAGAAGCGATTGATTCGATTGCTGACGGAACTTATTCGAAAGAAAAAGTAGATTACTGGATGGGATTATTACAAACCGTTTATAATCGTGGTTTTTGGTCTGGCTATTATTTAGGTCAAAAATTAGGTGAATGGTCTGCTGTTCCAGGTTCTATGGCAACTCAGAAAAAAGTTTACATTGGAAAAGGTGTTCATTTCTTCCCTAAACCAAGTATCGGACAGTTTGTGATTGATGCCTATGATTTGAAAGTAGGAGATTTAATTTTAGTGACTGGACCAACAACTGGAGCCAAAGAAATGGTGGTTACAGAAATGATGGTGGAAGATGTAAAATCTGATACAGCAAAGAAAGGTGATTCGATTACAATTCCGATGGAATTTAGAATTCGTCCTTCTGATAAATTATACAAATTAGTAAAAGTAGAAGAACCAGGAACGCAACAAAATAGTGTTGAAGAAGGTGCTTACTCACATTAATAAAACAATAATTCATGGTCATTATTACGCTACAACGCGATAAATGCATCGGATGCAACTATTGTTATGAGTTAGCTCCAGAACGTTTCAGAATGTCTAAAAAAGATGGTAAATCTGTTTTATTAAAAGCAATTGATAAAAAAGGATTTCATACGTTAAAAGATCCTGATCATTCTATCGCTGACAACTGCGAACGAGCAGCAAAAGCTTGTCCTGTAAATATTATTACAGTAAAAGAAATATAGGTTATAACATTCGCTATATAAAAAGTCCATCATGATTGATGGACTTTTGCTTTTTATAAAGAATAAATCTTAATTCATTTTACTTTCTTTTTCTAATCGTTCTAAGGCTTTTTCGTGAGCAGATTTCACATCATTTTTGATTTTTTTATCTTGTGTAGATTTTCTAATCTTTTCAGCATGATAAGCCAAATCATCTAATGTCATTTTATAACTCACATAGAAACCTCTGTTGTAACGAGAATAGGAAGCCAATCCCCAATTCGCAATCAATTGATTTTTGATTTTTTTGGTTTGATATTCATTCAAATAGCGTTGTAATTTCGGAGAAATATCCTCTTTTTCAATCGATTTTACTGAACCATCCATTCGACTAAACCAATATTTATTATCCAATTTGATGTAAGATTTTGCACCTAAAATACTTTTAAAAGCTAAATCTCCTAACAATAAAACTTTCTCAAATTCAGACTTTTCATTCGTCATATAATCCCAATACATTTCAGAAGTCATTCCAACCATTGGACTTTTATCAATTGTTGCTTCGTATAAGGTTTTACCATTTTGATAGGCAGCAGCCACATTCTTAAACTCAATTCCGAAATCATCACAAGCCTTTTGATAACCAGTAAAAGAACCTGAATATTTTTCGAAATTATCAATAAAAACACGATAAATACAATAATGTGAAATATCAATCAAAACTTTTTTAGAATCGTCTAAAAAACCATTTATCAACTGAATCGGGAAGTTATAATATTCGTACGAACTCATAATTATTTGATTGTCTTAAAGAGGTGTTAATTTATCGACTAAGATAAGATAGTTTTTACGAATCATAAAATGATAAGTATCAAAAATAATTTTGAAAAAAATCAGAAATAAAAAAACTCTGCTTCGATGAAGCAGAGTTTTTAGGGTTATTTTCTTTTGAATAATTTACTCAAGAATGAATTGCCTTTGTTATGATTTTCTCCATAACCATAGCCGTAACCATAGCCATAACCGTAACCTTTCGTAAAGTCAACGTCATTCACCACCATAGTCATATTCTGAAGTCGATCCTCTTTGTAAAGATCTCGTGGTATCGTCAACATACGTTTATCCAAATAGTTTGCACGTACTATATACATCGTAATATCAGCGCTATCTGCAATTAACAACGTATCTGTAACCAAACTTACTGGTGCTGTATCAACCAACACATAATCGTAGTTTTCTTTTCCATAATTTATAATCTCTTCAAAACGACCATTCATTAATAATTCTGAAGGATTAGGCGCAATTTGTCCTGAATAAATCACATCAAATTTATAATCGGCAGGGTGTTTAATGATGATGTCATCAACACTGATATCATTAGAAATCAAATATTCCGTTACCCCCTGTCTATTTCTGTATTGATCAGCTATAGTTAAGTAATCCAATACTTTTGGACTACGAATATCTGCACCAATTAATAAAACTGATTTACCAGACATCGTTAAAATTTGAGCCAAGTTTGTTGAAACAAAAGTTTTACCTTCTCCACTTGTGGTTGATGTAACATAAATTGCTTTGGGATCAGTCGAATTTTTCAATAAGAAATTGACATTTGTTCTTAAAATTCTAAACGCTTCTGCTGTACTCGAACTATCATTATGTTCTATAATTGTAATATCGCTCTTCGGAACTTGTCCAGCTATTGGAGCACCTACTGCATCTTCCACTTCTTCTTTTGAGTTTACATTATTATTTAATAACTTATAAATGTAAATAATTGAAAACGGAACAATCAAACCTAAAATCATTGCTCCCAATAAGATAATATTCTTTTTAGGTGAAACTGGAATTTTAGAATCATAAGCAAAATCAATCACCTTAATATTGTCTGGTGTTGCAGCAGCTTTAATTTCGTTCTCTTCTCTTTTTTGTAATAAGAATAAGTATA
This portion of the Empedobacter stercoris genome encodes:
- a CDS encoding peptidase U32 family protein, coding for MTKDGKMELMAPAGNFESLQAALDNGADSVYFGVEQLNMRARASINFTMDDLPEIVKRCEEKGVRSYLTLNTIIYDHDLSLIKNLLDRAKEAKITAVIAMDQSVIAYARQIGIEIHISTQINVTNIETVKFYAMFADTMVLSRELSLKQVNKICEQIIKDDVRGPSGNLVEIEIFGHGALCMAVSGKCYLSLHSHNSSANRGACKQNCRKKYTVIDQESGFEIELDNEYMMSPKDLCTMEFLDEVVEAGVKVLKIEGRGRAPEYVATVIRAYREAIDSIADGTYSKEKVDYWMGLLQTVYNRGFWSGYYLGQKLGEWSAVPGSMATQKKVYIGKGVHFFPKPSIGQFVIDAYDLKVGDLILVTGPTTGAKEMVVTEMMVEDVKSDTAKKGDSITIPMEFRIRPSDKLYKLVKVEEPGTQQNSVEEGAYSH
- a CDS encoding ferredoxin — translated: MVIITLQRDKCIGCNYCYELAPERFRMSKKDGKSVLLKAIDKKGFHTLKDPDHSIADNCERAAKACPVNIITVKEI